A single window of Canis lupus familiaris isolate Mischka breed German Shepherd chromosome 7, alternate assembly UU_Cfam_GSD_1.0, whole genome shotgun sequence DNA harbors:
- the ASCL5 gene encoding achaete-scute homolog 5 isoform X4: MHSAFCGALVERRPRAPPSRAPPPAEPPARRAPPPAEPLGRVPLLLCPGAEPRCYEAYEAYAAVLPCVPFPGALGGYDYPFEPAFIQKRNERERQRVRCVNEGYARLRGHLPGALAEKRLSKVETLRAAIRYIKYLQELLSAAPSEASSH, from the exons ATGCACAGCGCCTTCTGCGGCGCGCTGGTGGAGCGgcgcccccgggcgcccccgagccgcgcgcccccgcccgcagAGCCCCCCGCgcgccgcgcgcccccgcccgccgagCCCCTGGGCCGCGTGCCCCTGCTGCTGTGCCCGGGCGCCGAGCCGCGCTGCTACGAGGCCTACGAGGCCTACGCGGCCGTGCTGCCCTGCGTGCCCTTCCCCGGCGCCCTCGGGGGCTACGACTACCCCTTCGAGCCCGCCTTCATCCAGAAGCGCAACGAGCGCGAGCGGCAGCGGGTCCGCTGCGTCAACGAGGGCTACGCGCGCCTGCGCGGCCACCTGCCCGGCGCCCTGGCCGAGAAGCGGCTCAGCAAGGTGGAGACCCTGCGCGCCGCCATCCGCTACATCAAGTACCTGCAGGAGCTGCTgagcgccgccccc TCGGAGGCGTCCAGCCACTGA